Proteins co-encoded in one Methylomonas albis genomic window:
- the rsmG gene encoding 16S rRNA (guanine(527)-N(7))-methyltransferase RsmG, producing MDACRDKLELGLKAFGLDVGEHGNDALLRFIKLIAKWNKAYNLTAVRDPLEMVSLHILDSLAILPHLNNPRVVDIGTGAGLPGIPLAICLPDCHFTLVDSNSKKTRFVQQAVLELKLKNVEVVHSRVELLQPEVLFSTVICRAFASMQDILQLTGHLLAEDGVLLAMKGQQPEQELIDLAETYSVIPLTVPGIAAERCLIRLEKPKHG from the coding sequence ATGGATGCCTGTCGAGATAAGCTTGAGCTCGGCTTAAAAGCATTCGGGCTGGATGTAGGCGAACACGGAAATGATGCTTTATTGCGCTTTATTAAGCTGATAGCCAAATGGAATAAAGCCTATAACCTGACGGCTGTACGCGACCCATTGGAGATGGTGAGTTTGCATATCCTGGATAGTTTGGCGATATTGCCGCATCTAAATAACCCTCGCGTTGTGGACATCGGTACCGGTGCCGGCTTGCCGGGTATTCCGTTGGCGATCTGTCTGCCGGATTGCCATTTCACTTTGGTCGATTCCAACTCCAAGAAAACCCGCTTCGTACAACAGGCGGTGTTGGAGTTAAAGCTGAAAAATGTTGAAGTGGTACATAGCCGCGTTGAGCTGTTGCAGCCGGAAGTCTTATTTTCCACGGTGATTTGTCGGGCTTTTGCCAGCATGCAGGATATTCTGCAATTGACCGGTCATTTGCTGGCGGAGGATGGCGTGCTGCTGGCGATGAAAGGTCAGCAGCCCGAGCAAGAGCTGATAGACTTGGCCGAAACATACAGCGTGATTCCGCTGACGGTGCCCGGCATAGCGGCCGAGCGCTGCCTGATTCGACTGGAGAAACCCAAGCATGGCTAA
- the mnmG gene encoding tRNA uridine-5-carboxymethylaminomethyl(34) synthesis enzyme MnmG, with amino-acid sequence MKFQKDFDVIVVGGGHAGTEAALAAARSGAQTLLLSQNIETLGQMSCNPAIGGIGKGHLVKEVDALGGIMAQAIDKGGIQFRILNASKGPAVRATRAQADRMLYKQAVRTALENQPNLALFQQTVSDLLVEGDSVVGVKTQMGLEFNARAVVLTAGTFLAGRIHIGLENYSGGRAGDAASIALAERLRELPFRIGRLKTGTPARIDGRTIDYSKLQEQHGDTPLPVFSFMGSREQHPRQICCHITRTNQETHDIIRSGLDRSPMYSGIIEGVGPRYCPSIEDKVVRFSDRDSHQIFVEPEGLTTNEVYPNGISTSLPFDIQYRFIRTMLGFENAEIVRPGYAIEYDFFDPRDLKTSLETKHMNALFFAGQINGTTGYEEAAAQGLIAGLNAARLAKGLESWCPGRDEAYIGVMIDDLITRGTAEPYRMFTSRAEYRLQLREDNADLRLTEQGRKLGLVDDARWQRFEEKREAIANLQGKLAKKWIRTESDEAALAEELWGKKLLKEASLMEMLRRPEVDVENLLRFSDDAEVDEQVAEQVAIQAKYAGYIDRQQTEINRTARYEHLKLPDNVDYSLVSGLSNEVSEKLKKQRPETLGQASRIPGITPAAISLLLVHLKKKSA; translated from the coding sequence GTGAAATTCCAGAAAGACTTTGATGTGATAGTAGTAGGCGGTGGTCATGCCGGTACTGAGGCAGCCTTGGCTGCTGCCCGTTCTGGTGCGCAAACTCTGTTGTTATCGCAAAACATTGAGACCCTGGGGCAGATGAGCTGCAACCCGGCGATAGGTGGCATCGGCAAGGGTCATCTGGTCAAGGAAGTAGATGCGCTGGGCGGTATCATGGCACAGGCCATCGATAAGGGTGGTATTCAGTTCCGCATTCTGAATGCCAGCAAAGGCCCCGCAGTGCGGGCGACGCGGGCGCAGGCGGACCGGATGCTTTATAAGCAAGCCGTGCGTACCGCATTGGAAAATCAGCCCAATCTGGCTTTGTTTCAGCAGACTGTTTCCGACCTGCTGGTTGAGGGCGACAGCGTGGTGGGTGTGAAAACTCAGATGGGTCTGGAGTTTAACGCCCGAGCGGTGGTGTTGACTGCCGGTACCTTTTTGGCTGGCCGCATTCATATCGGTTTGGAAAATTACAGCGGCGGGCGGGCCGGCGACGCGGCATCGATTGCCCTGGCCGAGCGTTTGCGTGAGCTGCCGTTCCGAATTGGTCGTTTGAAAACCGGCACGCCGGCGCGTATCGATGGCCGCACCATCGACTACAGCAAATTGCAGGAACAGCACGGCGATACCCCGCTGCCGGTATTTTCCTTTATGGGTAGCCGCGAACAGCATCCGCGGCAAATTTGCTGCCATATCACCCGCACCAATCAAGAAACCCACGACATCATTCGCTCCGGTCTGGACCGGTCGCCAATGTATTCCGGGATTATCGAAGGTGTCGGTCCGCGTTACTGTCCGTCGATTGAGGATAAAGTTGTGCGCTTCTCCGACCGCGACTCGCATCAGATTTTCGTCGAACCGGAAGGTTTGACGACCAATGAGGTTTACCCCAACGGCATTTCCACCAGTTTGCCATTCGATATTCAGTATCGCTTTATTCGCACCATGTTGGGTTTTGAAAATGCGGAAATCGTTCGCCCTGGTTATGCCATTGAATACGATTTTTTCGATCCGCGCGATTTAAAAACCTCGCTGGAAACCAAGCATATGAACGCCTTGTTCTTTGCCGGCCAGATCAACGGCACCACAGGTTACGAAGAAGCCGCCGCACAAGGCTTGATCGCCGGCTTAAACGCGGCACGCTTGGCCAAAGGCCTGGAAAGCTGGTGTCCGGGCCGCGACGAAGCCTACATTGGCGTGATGATCGATGACCTAATCACCCGCGGCACTGCCGAGCCGTACCGGATGTTCACGAGTCGCGCCGAATACCGTTTGCAGCTGCGTGAAGACAATGCCGATTTGCGTTTGACCGAACAAGGCCGCAAGCTGGGCTTGGTTGACGATGCGCGCTGGCAACGCTTTGAAGAAAAGCGCGAAGCCATCGCCAATCTGCAAGGCAAGCTGGCGAAAAAATGGATACGCACCGAATCCGACGAAGCGGCGCTGGCCGAAGAGTTGTGGGGCAAAAAATTATTGAAAGAAGCCAGCTTGATGGAAATGCTGCGCAGGCCGGAAGTGGATGTCGAGAATCTGCTGCGCTTCAGCGACGACGCCGAGGTGGATGAGCAAGTGGCCGAACAGGTGGCGATACAAGCCAAATATGCCGGCTACATCGACCGCCAACAAACCGAAATCAACCGCACCGCGCGCTATGAGCATTTGAAATTGCCGGATAATGTCGATTACAGCCTGGTGTCGGGCTTGTCCAACGAAGTCAGCGAAAAACTGAAAAAGCAGCGCCCGGAAACCCTGGGCCAGGCCTCACGGATTCCCGGCATCACCCCGGCGGCGATTTCTTTGTTGTTGGTGCATCTGAAAAAGAAAAGCGCTTGA
- a CDS encoding DUF7230 family protein, whose translation MRKQNPSKDLQDKPSKNPVAKFAHRFNKAQVYADKTQYRRKAKHQGQEPFSIVSEQAIEKGSWQFAIASAALQSPAIAA comes from the coding sequence ATGAGAAAACAAAACCCCAGCAAGGACTTGCAAGACAAGCCCAGCAAAAACCCGGTGGCGAAATTCGCCCATCGATTCAACAAAGCACAAGTCTACGCCGACAAAACCCAATATCGCCGTAAAGCCAAACATCAAGGCCAGGAGCCTTTCTCAATCGTTTCGGAACAAGCGATTGAGAAAGGCTCCTGGCAATTCGCCATTGCTTCTGCAGCGCTGCAGTCGCCGGCAATAGCCGCTTAA
- the ribA gene encoding GTP cyclohydrolase II translates to MKASIEDKVQTRIPTKHGEFILHYYSNSLDKKEHVAFVKGEVAGKEDVPVRIHSECFTGDVLGSRRCDCGEQLDMALDLINTAGCGVLIYLRQEGRGIGLLKKLQAYNLQDQGLDTVDANIKLGHLADERQYDIAALILHSLQVLSIELITNNPLKIDELTKLGIKVNNRIAIEARIHQDNLEYLKTKAERMRHMLSMPDSQ, encoded by the coding sequence GTGAAAGCAAGCATAGAAGATAAAGTTCAAACCCGAATTCCCACCAAACACGGCGAATTCATTCTGCACTACTACAGCAACAGTCTCGATAAAAAAGAACACGTCGCCTTCGTCAAGGGCGAAGTGGCCGGCAAAGAAGACGTGCCGGTACGCATTCATTCCGAATGCTTCACCGGAGACGTCCTGGGTTCACGGCGCTGCGACTGCGGCGAACAGCTGGACATGGCGCTAGACTTGATCAACACCGCCGGTTGCGGCGTCTTGATTTATCTGCGCCAGGAAGGCCGCGGCATCGGTTTGTTGAAAAAATTACAGGCCTACAATCTGCAAGACCAGGGCCTGGATACCGTCGATGCCAATATCAAACTCGGCCATTTGGCCGACGAACGTCAATACGACATTGCTGCGCTAATTTTGCACAGCTTGCAAGTACTCTCCATCGAACTGATCACCAACAATCCATTGAAAATCGACGAATTAACCAAACTGGGGATTAAGGTAAATAACCGCATCGCCATCGAAGCCCGCATTCATCAAGACAATCTTGAATACCTGAAAACCAAGGCCGAACGCATGCGTCACATGCTGTCGATGCCGGATAGCCAATAA
- a CDS encoding Lon protease family protein: MLEQLKLPATALKLAIDLPSTPPSEQHNTILGQNRAQSALAFGIAMKAPGYNIFVMGDPGTGRLSMVSHYLSSYAEQQEAPLSYAYVDNFENQREPVAIELPSGEGHAFAKDIEKLIDDVLATFPAAFESPSYQQKKTAIERRFNQRYNAAIDLVDGKAREMSVALYRDSDAITFLPIRNDKALDEDQFTLLPQAERDAFHQHTEELEEYLGDVLLELPQWRRTLAEEIRQLDNDTIKQALEPLLAGLNDKYQNVDDVITYLAEIEKSLSNTIGELLMPTRSQDSREIIAKRLALIEQYLPNILVDCKHDGNGAPVIYEPHPIYQNLFGRIEYVSDQGTLVTSYRRICPGSLHRANGGYLILDAEKILTYPFVWEGLKRALQAGRIEIESPYSELGINTITLKPGVIPLNVKVILVGSRDIYYLLEELDSEFNEMFRVLADFDDHIKRSPDNVGQFVQLLKRHAADSGAKALTDGALLRLIEYSCRQAENQQRLSAHVNSCLEIIAEANLLASQTQAVNIDNTEIELALSAREQRNGRIAEAILEEMLEGTILIDTDGEAIGKVNGLTVMDIGGSSFGAPARITATVHPGSRGIVDIEREVELGQPIHSKGVMILSGYLGHCYAQQFPLAISASIAMEQSYGHIDGDSASLAELCCLISALTRTPIRQGFAMTGSINQYGEVQAIGGVNEKIEGFFELCAARGLTGQQAVIIPASNKRNLMLKQQVVDAVEQGLFAIYTVSNVDEALSLLTGQEAGTISAEGQYPVGSVNFKAVARLKEISDMSADEDKETETGV; encoded by the coding sequence ATGCTTGAACAATTAAAACTACCGGCCACAGCCCTAAAGCTGGCTATCGATCTGCCCAGCACCCCGCCAAGCGAACAACACAACACCATTCTGGGCCAGAACCGCGCCCAATCGGCCCTGGCTTTCGGCATCGCAATGAAAGCGCCGGGCTATAACATCTTCGTGATGGGCGATCCCGGCACCGGCCGCCTGTCTATGGTCAGCCATTATTTGAGCAGCTATGCAGAACAGCAGGAAGCGCCGCTGTCTTATGCCTATGTGGACAATTTCGAGAACCAGCGAGAGCCGGTAGCCATCGAATTGCCTTCGGGGGAAGGACACGCCTTTGCCAAAGACATCGAAAAACTGATTGATGATGTGCTGGCCACTTTTCCGGCCGCGTTCGAAAGCCCTAGTTATCAGCAAAAGAAAACCGCGATCGAACGGCGTTTTAATCAGCGCTACAACGCCGCCATCGACTTGGTCGATGGCAAGGCCCGCGAAATGAGCGTGGCCTTGTACCGCGACAGCGACGCTATCACTTTTCTACCTATCCGCAATGACAAGGCACTGGACGAAGATCAATTCACCCTGTTGCCGCAAGCCGAGCGCGATGCCTTCCACCAACACACCGAGGAACTGGAAGAATATCTCGGCGATGTGTTGCTGGAACTACCGCAATGGCGGCGCACGCTGGCGGAAGAAATCCGCCAGCTCGACAACGACACCATCAAGCAAGCTCTGGAACCGTTACTGGCCGGGCTGAACGACAAGTATCAAAACGTCGATGATGTGATTACTTATCTGGCAGAGATCGAAAAAAGCCTGAGCAATACTATCGGCGAGTTGCTGATGCCCACCCGCAGCCAGGATAGCCGGGAGATCATCGCCAAGCGCCTGGCGCTAATCGAGCAATACCTGCCCAACATCCTGGTGGATTGCAAACACGACGGCAACGGCGCGCCGGTGATCTACGAGCCGCATCCTATCTATCAAAACCTGTTCGGCCGCATCGAATACGTCAGCGACCAAGGCACGCTAGTCACCAGTTACCGGCGTATCTGCCCCGGCTCGCTGCACCGCGCCAACGGCGGTTATTTGATACTGGATGCGGAAAAAATTCTGACTTACCCTTTCGTCTGGGAAGGCTTAAAGCGGGCGCTACAGGCCGGGCGCATCGAAATCGAGTCGCCTTATTCCGAGCTGGGCATTAACACCATCACCCTGAAACCCGGCGTAATCCCGCTCAATGTCAAAGTGATACTGGTCGGCTCGCGCGATATTTACTATTTGTTGGAAGAACTGGATAGTGAATTCAACGAAATGTTTCGGGTGTTAGCCGACTTCGACGATCATATCAAACGCAGCCCGGACAATGTCGGCCAATTCGTGCAATTGCTGAAACGCCACGCCGCCGACTCCGGCGCCAAAGCCTTGACCGATGGCGCCTTGCTGCGCTTAATCGAATACAGTTGCCGGCAAGCGGAAAACCAACAGCGCCTGTCCGCACACGTCAACAGCTGCCTGGAAATCATCGCCGAAGCCAATTTACTGGCCAGCCAAACCCAAGCCGTCAATATCGATAACACCGAAATCGAACTGGCATTATCGGCCCGCGAACAACGCAATGGCCGGATTGCCGAAGCCATCCTGGAAGAAATGCTGGAAGGCACCATCTTGATCGATACCGACGGCGAAGCCATCGGCAAAGTCAACGGTCTGACCGTAATGGACATCGGCGGCAGCAGCTTCGGCGCGCCGGCGCGGATCACCGCCACCGTGCATCCCGGCTCCAGAGGCATCGTCGACATCGAACGGGAAGTGGAACTGGGCCAACCCATCCATTCCAAAGGCGTGATGATTTTGAGCGGCTATCTCGGCCACTGTTACGCCCAGCAATTTCCGTTAGCTATCTCCGCCAGCATCGCCATGGAACAATCCTATGGTCACATCGACGGCGACAGCGCCTCGCTGGCCGAACTATGTTGCCTGATCTCAGCCTTGACCCGCACCCCGATTCGACAAGGTTTTGCGATGACCGGCTCGATCAATCAATACGGCGAAGTACAAGCCATCGGCGGCGTCAACGAAAAAATCGAAGGTTTTTTCGAGCTGTGCGCGGCGCGAGGCTTGACCGGACAACAGGCGGTGATTATCCCGGCATCGAACAAACGCAACCTGATGCTGAAACAGCAAGTGGTGGATGCCGTCGAGCAAGGCCTGTTTGCGATTTACACAGTGTCGAATGTGGACGAAGCCCTGAGCCTGTTGACCGGGCAAGAGGCCGGCACCATCAGCGCGGAAGGCCAGTATCCCGTAGGCAGTGTCAACTTCAAGGCCGTAGCCCGTTTGAAAGAAATCTCCGATATGTCTGCGGACGAGGATAAGGAAACCGAGACCGGGGTTTAG
- a CDS encoding PI-PLC domain-containing protein: protein MITKDRSNWMHEHRDILNDKFLASICLPGNHDSPTAKLQNIATDERRKDDRLLNLNKIPFGLAEHGYIAAKLMATATTKDIATQLNDGLRAFDFRVFEQMFDESYVIAPGGP, encoded by the coding sequence ATGATTACCAAAGACCGTTCCAACTGGATGCATGAACATCGCGATATTCTGAACGACAAGTTTCTAGCCAGCATTTGCTTGCCGGGCAACCATGACAGCCCTACTGCAAAACTCCAGAATATCGCAACGGACGAGCGACGCAAGGATGATCGACTTCTCAATCTCAACAAGATTCCTTTTGGACTAGCCGAGCATGGATATATCGCGGCGAAGCTGATGGCAACAGCCACGACCAAGGACATTGCGACTCAACTGAATGACGGACTTAGAGCATTCGACTTTCGAGTATTCGAGCAGATGTTCGACGAATCTTACGTCATTGCGCCGGGGGGGCCATAA
- the tnpC gene encoding IS66 family transposase produces the protein MTTTITLTSDEYAALLAERQSWLADQQLVHMLTQQLRVVTVERDLLKQRVDAFLRQLFAAKSEARANPAQRDLFINEAEALAPTGQPVAEESIPDTEVQIAPHSRKKRGRKPLDPYLPREIVRHELPESERVCAHDGSPLVEIGAEISEQLDIIPQQVRVIQHQRIKYACPCCDDSIRVTPAPVRIIPKGLLTEAALAWVITGKYQDGLPLYRQAALLSRFGGDLSRSTLAASVVRVGHALQPLINLLRDRLLEADVIHGDETVVQVLKEPGRAAQTKSYLWVQMTDSGPPIRLFSYTPGRGRSQAQPLYEGIKPGSVLMSDGYEVYNGLAAGHGLIHLGCWAHARRYFVEAEAAQPKPARVSEPLATRFITAIGQLYAIESRTKDASPEQRLQFRQTHSREILANIETLLLQHLHGVMPNSLLGKALHYLSAQWPKLIRFVENGRWPIDNNACENAIRPFVIGRRNWLFSDTVGGAQASASLYSLIETCKANSIEPYGYLIAVFRQLPLAKTAEDFEALLPWQLTPSVIR, from the coding sequence ATGACGACGACTATCACGCTGACATCTGACGAATATGCGGCCTTATTGGCCGAGCGGCAGTCGTGGTTAGCTGACCAGCAGTTGGTGCATATGCTCACCCAACAACTACGTGTAGTCACCGTCGAGCGTGATCTGCTCAAGCAGCGGGTCGATGCCTTTTTACGGCAGCTGTTTGCTGCCAAATCTGAAGCCCGAGCTAATCCTGCTCAGCGCGACTTGTTCATCAACGAAGCCGAAGCGTTGGCGCCCACCGGACAGCCGGTGGCTGAAGAAAGCATTCCCGATACTGAAGTCCAGATCGCCCCCCATAGCCGCAAGAAACGCGGTCGCAAGCCGCTGGATCCTTATCTGCCTCGCGAGATTGTCCGTCATGAATTGCCAGAGTCGGAACGGGTATGCGCGCATGATGGCAGCCCATTGGTGGAAATCGGTGCCGAAATCAGTGAACAGCTGGACATCATTCCACAACAAGTGCGGGTGATACAGCATCAACGCATCAAATATGCCTGCCCCTGCTGTGATGACAGTATCCGGGTCACCCCGGCACCAGTGCGGATTATTCCGAAAGGCTTGCTCACCGAGGCGGCACTGGCCTGGGTCATTACCGGTAAATATCAGGACGGCCTGCCGTTATACCGGCAAGCCGCGCTGTTGAGCCGTTTTGGCGGTGATTTATCCCGCAGTACGCTGGCTGCGAGTGTGGTGCGCGTAGGACATGCGTTGCAACCTTTGATTAATCTGTTGCGGGATCGACTACTGGAAGCGGATGTCATTCACGGTGATGAGACCGTGGTGCAAGTGCTCAAAGAACCGGGGCGCGCAGCACAGACCAAGAGCTATTTGTGGGTGCAGATGACCGATTCTGGGCCTCCGATCCGCTTGTTCAGCTATACCCCGGGGCGTGGTCGTAGCCAGGCGCAACCCTTATACGAAGGCATCAAACCCGGCAGCGTTCTGATGAGCGATGGTTATGAGGTCTATAACGGTTTGGCTGCCGGTCACGGCCTGATTCACTTAGGGTGTTGGGCGCATGCCCGACGCTATTTCGTCGAAGCCGAAGCCGCGCAGCCCAAACCAGCCCGAGTGTCTGAGCCACTAGCGACACGCTTTATCACCGCGATTGGCCAGTTGTACGCCATTGAATCACGGACCAAAGACGCCAGTCCCGAACAACGTCTGCAATTCAGGCAAACGCACAGTCGCGAGATCCTGGCCAATATCGAAACACTGCTGCTACAACACCTGCATGGCGTGATGCCTAACAGTTTACTGGGCAAAGCACTGCATTACCTGTCAGCCCAATGGCCAAAACTGATCCGTTTTGTCGAGAACGGCCGCTGGCCGATTGATAATAACGCCTGCGAAAATGCGATTCGCCCCTTTGTGATTGGCCGTCGCAACTGGTTGTTCAGCGACACGGTGGGTGGCGCACAAGCCAGCGCCAGTCTTTATTCGCTCATCGAAACCTGCAAAGCCAATAGCATTGAGCCTTATGGTTATTTGATTGCCGTGTTCCGGCAACTGCCTTTGGCAAAAACGGCAGAAGATTTTGAAGCCCTGTTACCTTGGCAACTCACACCCTCTGTCATACGTTAA
- the tnpB gene encoding IS66 family insertion sequence element accessory protein TnpB (TnpB, as the term is used for proteins encoded by IS66 family insertion elements, is considered an accessory protein, since TnpC, encoded by a neighboring gene, is a DDE family transposase.) has protein sequence MFRFDPGLKVYLYREPVDGRKAINGLALLVEQGLSLNPFESAVFVFSNRRRDRIKLLAWDRNGFWLMIKRLEADRFRWPKQEALMVLSVEQLHWLLEGIDLAAMRPHSARSYSQIS, from the coding sequence ATGTTCCGCTTCGACCCGGGGTTAAAGGTTTATCTGTACCGTGAGCCGGTGGACGGCCGTAAAGCAATCAATGGTCTGGCGCTGCTGGTCGAACAGGGACTCAGCCTCAACCCGTTTGAGTCGGCGGTGTTTGTGTTTAGCAATCGCCGCCGTGATCGGATCAAGTTACTGGCCTGGGATCGCAACGGCTTCTGGTTAATGATTAAACGCCTGGAGGCTGACCGGTTCCGTTGGCCGAAGCAGGAGGCGCTGATGGTGCTGAGCGTGGAACAACTCCATTGGCTATTAGAGGGCATTGATCTGGCCGCCATGCGCCCACATTCCGCCCGAAGCTACAGCCAAATTAGCTGA
- a CDS encoding transposase gives MLETKSALSRRLVIGHRCDGRCRYDPIAKQELVQSCLQPGVSIARKALEHGINANLLRKWINHYQAAARDTQADELVPPLPAFVPVLTPVIKSQTCEAMLSITLVNGVQMTLQAIDLAELSPLLNTLAHLPCSASTRG, from the coding sequence ATGCTAGAGACAAAGAGTGCGTTATCCAGGCGGTTAGTCATCGGTCACCGCTGTGATGGCCGATGCCGCTATGATCCGATCGCTAAACAAGAGCTGGTTCAGAGTTGCTTGCAGCCGGGTGTGTCGATTGCACGCAAAGCGCTGGAGCATGGCATCAATGCTAACCTACTACGAAAGTGGATCAATCACTATCAGGCCGCTGCGCGTGACACCCAAGCCGATGAGTTAGTGCCGCCACTACCGGCTTTTGTGCCGGTGCTGACACCGGTTATTAAGTCTCAGACGTGCGAAGCGATGCTGTCCATTACCCTAGTGAACGGTGTGCAGATGACGCTCCAGGCCATTGACCTGGCTGAGCTATCACCGCTATTAAACACCTTGGCCCACTTGCCATGTTCCGCTTCGACCCGGGGTTAA
- a CDS encoding NYN domain-containing protein, with protein sequence MSAYSVSKKSVTTPNINYFVLVTGDSDFTPVFRRLREMDKEVIGVGQHSTLSECVKTSCSRFIYTDEVIDTLTVPDTSVAKPVVVNSKVTDSTKPSLTQSQANSMVTAQLKSAGEPINICQIKNTLKQKAREFDEGHYGFKNFTDFVESIDGVKLTKKGTINFAHLAKNPNTTEPKITNPSLADTYKNLLKKHNAFPDKADILKTIYKHAVAVKDVYSDPATLREAIFVICHKVDSSITKTTINKAFSLFIRMDLVHTEKAKGGIDAVRVRKIALKDFLLKSDKLMIAKLLELKKANALELKSKEIKKITLSTISKDTIKKQIGEK encoded by the coding sequence ATGAGCGCTTACAGTGTGTCCAAGAAAAGTGTAACCACACCCAACATCAACTACTTTGTACTGGTCACGGGTGACTCAGATTTTACGCCGGTGTTTCGGCGTTTACGGGAAATGGATAAAGAGGTCATTGGTGTTGGGCAGCACTCAACCCTGAGTGAATGCGTTAAAACGTCTTGCAGCCGATTCATCTATACCGACGAGGTGATAGATACGCTAACGGTCCCTGATACTTCAGTTGCAAAACCCGTTGTCGTCAACTCGAAAGTTACTGACTCAACCAAGCCTTCGCTGACACAGTCCCAAGCAAATTCGATGGTTACTGCACAGTTAAAATCTGCCGGTGAGCCCATCAATATCTGCCAGATTAAAAACACCCTTAAGCAGAAAGCCCGAGAATTTGATGAAGGGCATTACGGCTTTAAAAATTTTACCGATTTTGTAGAATCCATTGACGGGGTTAAGCTAACGAAAAAGGGTACGATTAACTTCGCACACTTAGCTAAAAATCCGAACACCACTGAACCAAAGATTACCAATCCGTCGTTAGCGGATACGTATAAAAACTTGCTGAAAAAGCACAATGCTTTTCCTGACAAAGCCGATATTCTTAAGACAATTTATAAACATGCCGTTGCAGTAAAGGACGTCTATTCTGATCCGGCTACACTAAGAGAGGCCATCTTCGTCATCTGTCATAAAGTAGATTCCAGTATCACGAAAACAACAATCAATAAAGCCTTTTCATTATTTATCAGAATGGATTTAGTTCATACCGAAAAGGCTAAAGGCGGTATTGATGCAGTACGGGTTAGGAAGATTGCGCTCAAGGATTTTTTATTAAAGTCGGATAAATTGATGATTGCGAAATTGCTCGAGCTAAAAAAGGCAAATGCCTTGGAATTGAAGTCAAAGGAAATCAAGAAGATTACCCTCTCGACCATCAGCAAAGACACGATCAAGAAGCAAATTGGCGAGAAATAA
- a CDS encoding topoisomerase DNA-binding C4 zinc finger domain-containing protein: protein MTESEAAEACRKIQAGRLKPSIRTHIEHVRHVKSIVEQKQQQPENACPKCGKPMILRTAKTGNNQGNQFWGCSGYPRCRTVKAV, encoded by the coding sequence TTGACCGAAAGCGAAGCAGCGGAAGCGTGCCGCAAAATCCAAGCAGGTCGTCTTAAGCCGTCCATCAGGACTCACATAGAGCATGTCAGGCATGTTAAGAGCATCGTAGAGCAAAAGCAGCAGCAACCTGAAAACGCTTGTCCTAAATGCGGAAAACCGATGATATTGAGAACCGCTAAAACGGGAAACAACCAAGGCAATCAGTTTTGGGGATGTAGCGGTTATCCTAGATGCCGCACTGTGAAAGCTGTTTAA
- a CDS encoding AbrB/MazE/SpoVT family DNA-binding domain-containing protein: MQTEIKKWGNSAVVRLPARMLAQLKLEVGSSIELTVDETGFRIERTTAKPKLKLDDLLAEITPDNRHEPIEWGTSVGREVAM; encoded by the coding sequence ATGCAAACTGAAATTAAGAAGTGGGGCAATAGTGCCGTGGTTCGATTGCCGGCCAGGATGCTTGCCCAATTGAAGTTGGAAGTTGGTTCATCAATTGAACTAACTGTTGACGAAACGGGTTTTCGGATTGAACGAACAACAGCAAAACCAAAGCTCAAGTTAGACGACTTGCTGGCCGAAATTACACCCGATAATCGACACGAACCAATTGAGTGGGGAACAAGCGTTGGGCGCGAAGTTGCAATGTGA